In Amycolatopsis sp. FBCC-B4732, the genomic stretch ACCCGGTCCCGCGCCCGGCGGCGGAACTGGCCGCACTGGCCCGGCTGATCACGACCCGCACGCACTGAGGCGGGGACGGCTCGCGCGCGGGGCAGGCGCGCGTTCGGGGAAACACGTGCGGTCGGCGCGGCCGCACGTGTGAGCCCGAAGAGACGGCCGGCTCGCCCGCGGGCAGGCGGACGAGCGGCATCCGTGGCCGGCGGGGCACCCCGCCGGCCACACGCGTGATCGGCGCGGCCGCGCGCAAATCGCCCGCCGGCTCGGCAGCCGCCCGGAAATCGCCGCCGGGCCACGCGCGTGATCAGCACCCGCCCGCAATCGCCCGCCGGACCACACGAGTGATCGGCAGCCGCCCGCAATCGCCCGCCGGACCACACGAGTGATCGGCAGCCGCCCGCAATCGCCGCCGAGCCACGCGAGTGATCGGCAGCCGCGCGCAATCGCCCGCCGGGCCACACGAGTGATCAGCGCGCCCGTACGAGCCCGCCGGAGCCCGCGGGCGCGAGTTCGGCAGTCAGCCCCCCACGGCCGGTGGTGCAAACCCAAGCCAAGCCAAGCCCGGACTCGCGACCGCCTGGCCACGCACGCATGATCGGCACGACCGCGCGAGGCCGGCGGACCAGCCCCGGCCGCGAGTCCGGCGCGCCGGCCCAAGCCCAGCCGGCGGTGCGAACCGACCCGGCTCAGGGCCGCTCTACTTGCCCGGGCGGGTCAGGCCGTCCTTGTCCGCGCCCAGGCTCAAGATGTTCTTGTCCGTGTCCCCCAAAGCCTTCGTGACCGGCCCGGACTTCTCCGAAGTCGACAAGTCGACCAGCCGGATCGGCGCGTCCAGCTTGATCAACGTGGGCACGTACTCCGCCTTGTCGACCTTCCACCGCTCACCGTCCCGCACGAAGCGGAACCGCGCCGCCGCGCCTTCCTCCGTGTCGCCGCGGGGTTCCGAATGGCGGGCGATGCTGTTGCCCAGCCCGTAGGCCACCCACTTGCCGCCGAGCTTCTCGAACGGCTGGACCACGTGGGCGTGGTGGCCGATGATCAGGTCGACGTCGTCCGACGCCAGGATCTTCTTCGCCTGCGAGCGCTGCTCCGCCGTCGGCTCGTGCTGGTACTCCACGCCCCAGTGCAGGCTCGCGATGACGACCTGCGCCCCCGCTTCGCGGGCCTTGCGGGCCGCCGACAGGACGTCGTCGACGTCGATCTGGTTGGCCAGCCACGGTTTGCCGGCCGGGACCTTGATGCCGTTGAACCCGAAGGCGTACGACACCTGCGCCACCTTGACTCCGTGGACGTCCATGACCAGCGGTTTCGCCGCCTCCGCCGCCGACCGGGCCGAGCCCGTGTGCTTGATGCCGACGGCGTCGAGCTTGTCCAGCGTGCGCGAGACGCCGGCGGCGCCCTGGTCGATCGTGTGGTTGGACGACGTGGAGCACGTGTCGTAGCCGGTGTCCTTGAGCGCGTCCGCGATCTCCGGCGGCGCACTGAACGACGGGTACCCGCTGTACGGCCCGCCTTCCGGCGCGAGCGGCGTCTCGAGGTGGCAGATCCCGAGGTCGGCACCGGAGATCAGCGGCTTGACCCCGGCCAGCAGCGGGCGGTAGTCGATCTTGCCGCCGCCGTCGGCCTCGGCCTGCTCGGTCAGCGCCGGGTGGATCAGGACGTCGCCGGTCGCGACGACGCTGAACGAGCCGTCGGGGGCCGCCGCCGAAGACGAGACCGTCTCCGGGAACGGGGTCGGTGCCGGGCCGGACTGCTGCGGCGTGCCGCTGCAGCCGGCCACCAGGACGGCGACCCCGGCGAGCGCGGCGACGCGGTGCTTCGTCATCGGTGCCCCTCCTGACGTGGTCCGGCCATCCTGCCAGCCGGGCGAACCCGGCAGAGAGGGCATCCCGGTCATCCAAAACTCCCACCACAGTCGACAACACCGATCAGAACATTCGCACAGGACAAAACTGGACAACGCGCAGCCCAGCGGGGAAAAAATACGATAAATGACCCGGACGTGTGCCACGATGCAACTACGGAGAGTAGGTCTCGCTCCGCTAACTGCGGCTTGACGCTCCACGAACGGGTGTTTTGTAATACCAGTCACTCGGAAGTAACCGAGCCGCAACACTCGTCCCCGGTCCCATGGGAGCACTCGATGTCCACATACCCGCACAGGTCTCACACCTGGAGCGTTGTTGGTTGTTGTTTGATTTCCGGCGTCCTGATGGCCTCGTGCTCCTCCGGCAAAGACACGGCGGCACCGCAACAGCAGGCTCCGGCCACCGGCAAGATCACGCTGTACTACCTGCAGAAGCAGGGTGACCAGCAGTACTTCGTCGAGCAGGCGCAGGGAGCTCAGGAGAAGGCCAAGGAGCTCGGCGTCGAGCTCAAGGTGGTCAACCTCGGCCAGGACGCCAACAAGGCGATCACCGAACTCGACGCCGCGGTCGCCCAAGGCGCCAACGGCGTCGCCATCGTCGTCCCGGACCAGGCCATCGGCCCGCAGGTGATCGACAAGGCGAAGAGCGCGGGCATCCCGATCATCGCCTCCGACGACGTCATCAAGGACGGCACCGGCGCGAAGGCCGCGTTCGTCGGCTTCAACGGCAGCCAGATGGGCGACTCGGTCGGCACCGAGGCCGGGAAGCTGTTCAAGGCCGCCGGCTGGACCGCCGCCGACACCAAGATCATCAGTGCCTACAAGCAGGACCTGAGCGTCTGCACCGACCGCGTCAACGCCGCCAAGGCCGCGTTCGGCAAGTCGGGCGACCCGGGCGTCCAGGTGATCGACGTCGGCACCGACAACTCCCCCGTCGACGCGCAGAACCGCTCCGGTGCGGTGATCGGCTCCAACCCGGGCGTCAAGCACTGGGTCGTCTGGGGCTGCAACGACGAGAACGAGACCGGCGTCGTGACCGCGCTGGCCAACTCGGGCGTGCAGGCGGGCAACATCATCGGCGTCGGGCTCGGCGCGTACCTCACCTGCAAGGACTGGGCCGCGGGCAAGGACACCGGCAACAAGTCCGCGCTCTACATCTCCGGCGCCGAGGTCGGCCGCTCGGCGATCCAGGTGCTCGTCGACAAGGTGAAGAACGGCAAGGAGCTGCCCGCGGAGACGATCGCGAAGACCACGATCGTCAACAAGGACAACTACAAGCAGGCCGGCGTCAACTGCACCTGACCGACCCCCTCGTGAGTGTTTAGGGCGGTTCCGACCGCCCTAAACACTCACGACCGCCGTACGGAAGGCGACCATGTCCTCCTCTTCACCCGCGCTCGCCGTCGAGGGCATCGGCAAGCGCTTCTCCGGGGTCACCGCCCTCGACGACGTCTCGCTGGAGATCCGCTCCGGCGAAGTCCTCGCGCTGATGGGCGAGAACGGCGCCGGGAAGTCGACGCTGCTGCGCGTCCTCTCCGGCGACCAGGGCCCCGACGACGGGCGCCTGCTGCTGGACGGCACCGAGGTCGCGTTCGACACCCCGCGCGCGGCGATGGCCGCCGGGGTCCGCGTGATCTACCAGGAACCCGAGATCATCCCGCACGTTTCGGTGGCGGAGAACGTCTTCGTCGGCGAGCTCCCCGCCAAGGTCCGGGTCTTCAACCGCCGCACGCTCCTGAAGGCGACGCAGGACGCGCTCGCCGAGTACGGCTTCGAAGGCGTCCTCAACCCGGCCACGCTCGGCGTCGCGCTGTCGGCCGCCCAGCGGCAGATCGTCGAGATCCTGCGCGTGCTCACCGCGGCCACCCCGCCGAAGGTGATCGCCTTCGACGAGCCGACGTCGTCGCTCTCGGAGCACGAGGTCGAGGCGCTGTTCCGGCTGATCGGGCGGTTGCGCGACAGCGGCGTCGCGGTCGTCTACGTCTCGCACCGGATGAAGGAGATCTTCCAGCTCGCCGACCGCGTCGCGGTGCTGCGCGACGGGAAGCTCGTCGGCGTCCAGCAGGTTTCGGAGACCGACGAGCCCGGCCTGGTCCGGATGATGATCGGCCGCGACCTCTCGGCGCTGGAACGCCGCGTCACCCAGGACACCGGCGACGTCGTGCTGAAGCTCGACGACGTCACGACCGACGACGTCACCGGCATCTCGCTGCGGGTCCGCGCGGGCGAGGTCGTCTGCCTCGCCGGCCTGGTCGGCGCCGGGCGTTCCGAGCTGGCCCGCGCGATCGTCGGCGACCTGCCGATCCGCTCGGGCACCGTCGAGCTCGACGGGAAGCGGCTGCGCGCGCACAACCCGGGTGACGCCGTGAAGGCGGGCATCGGCTTCGCGCCCGAAGAGCGCAAGACGGACGCGTTGCTCATGCAGCGGTCCGTCCGCGACAACATCTCCATCTCGGTCCTGGACCGGCTTCGCCGCTTCCGCGTCGTGAAGCGAGCGAAAGAACGCGCGCTCGTCGAGGAGTACATCAACGAGCTTCGCGTGCGGACGCCGTCGATGGAGCAGGAAGTCCGCAAGCTGTCGGGCGGCAACCAGCAGAAGGCCGTCCTCGCGCGCTGGCTGGCGCGGCGGCCGAAGCTGCTGATCCTCGACGAGCCGACGCGCGGCGTCGACGTCGGCGCGAAGGCCGAGATCTACCGGATCATCGACGGCCTCGCCGCGGAAGGCATCGCGCTGCTGGTCATCTCCTCCGACCTGCCCGAGGTGCTGACGCTGGCCGACCGCGTCCTCGTCATGCGGGCCGGGCGGCTGGCGGGCGAGCTCAGCCGTGCCGACGCGACCGAGGAAGCCGTGCTGACCCTCGCCATCCCCGAAACCGAACCCGCAGTAGAAGAACAGCAGGAGATCGGCGCATGAGTACGCCCACCAAGGAAACTTCGGCCCCCGCCGCTCCGGCGCAACCGAGCGCCGCGCGCCGCGTGCTCACCGGCATCGGCGTGCAGAACTCCAGCCTGATCATCACCCTGATCGCGTTGATCGTCCTGCTGAGCGTGCTGAACGACAACTTCCTGCGCACCAACAACCTGCTGCTGATCGGCAGCGCGATCACCATCATGGGGCTGCTCGCCCTGGTCCAGACGCTGGTGATCATCCTGGGCGCGCTGGACATCTCGGTCGGCTCGATGGCCGGGCTCGCGTCGGTCATCTCCGCGATGGTGTTCACCTCGACCGGCAGCGCCGGGGTCGGCATCCTCGCCGCGATCGGCGTCGGCATCGTCTGCGGCCTGATCAACGGCATGATCATCATCTTCGGCCGGGTCAACCCGGTCGTCGCGACGCTGGCCATGCTCGCCACCTACAAGGGGGTCGCGCAGGTCATCTCGGACGGCAAGTCGCAGGGCTACACCGGCGGCGACGACCTGTTCATCTTCCTGGCCAAGGGGTCCGTGCTCGGGCTGCCGTCGCTGGTGTGGGTGTTCCTGATCGTCGCGGCGCTGCTGCACTTCCTGCTCAAGTACACCGACATCGGCCGCAACGTCTACGCCATCGGCGGCAACGACACCGCGGCACGGCTGGCCGGCATCAACATCAACCGGTACATCATCGGCGTGTACGCACTCGCCGGCGTGGTCGCGGCGGTCGCGGGCATCCTGATCACCGCGCGCACCGGTTCGGGCCAGCCGGTGTCCGGGTCCGAGGGCCTGGAACTGCAGGCCGTCACCGGCGCCGCGCTCGGCGGGACGATGCTCAAGGGCGGCCGCGGCTCGATCATCTCCACCGTGCTCGCGGTGATCATCCTGGGCGTGCTCGACAACGGCATGTCCGGGCTGGGCATCAACCCGTTCTGGCAGAACGTCGCCCACGGCGCCCTGCTGGTGATCGCGGTCGTGCTGCAGCAACTGCGCAGCGGGGAGCGTCGCGTCGGCCTGCCCGAGTAGCGCGGGCGGACGGTGGTGAGCGGTCCACGGAGCCTGCACGCGCGCATCGTCGACGAACTGGGCAGGCTCATCGTCGAAGGCGTCCTCGGGGACGGGCAGCCGCTCGTCCCCGAGGAGCTCGGGCGCCGGTTTTCGGCGTCGAGGACGGTGGTGCGCGAGGCACTACGGGTCCTGGAGTCCAAGGGCATGGTGACGGCGCGGCCGCGGGTCGGCACGTGGACGCTGCCGCCCGACGCGTGGGACGCGATCGACCCGGACGTCATCGCCTGGCGCGTCAACGGTCCCGACCGCCCGCGGCACCTGCAGGAGCTGCTCGAGCTGCGGCTGGCGATCGAGCCCCAGGCGGCGCGGATGGCGGCGCGGCACCGGCGTCCGGACGAGCTCTCGGCGATGGCGGCGGCCTACGAGCTGATGGCGGACGCGGTCGAGCGGTCCGACGCGGAAGCGTTCGGCGAGGCCGACTCCCGGTTCCACGCGGCGCTGATCCGCGCGTCGGGGAACGCGCTCATCGCGCAGCTGCAGGTCCCGGTCGTGGCGGCGTTGCGGGCGCACGGTGAGCCGATGGAGCTCGTCGCGCACTCCCGCGTGCTGACGCTGGTGCTGGCGAAGGACGCCGACGGCGCCGAGTCCGCGTCGCGCCGGTTGCTGGAAACCGTTGCGCCGTACCGCTCACCGGCACCTTGACACGTCCAGCGGGAAGCGCTTCACTCGCTGCGGATGACCGCCGCCATGACGTGCTGGAACATAAGGGGCTTCGCCCAGCCGGGGGCTCCGCCACCCGGGCCCCCGCAACTGATCGTGGAGGAGGACGCTTAGATGCGTTTCCCGGGTATTCGTGGCTTCGGCGTGCTCGCGGCCGCGGCCGTGGCGGGGAGCCTGCTGACGGCTCCCGTCGCCACCGCCGCCGTTTCCTGCGCCGTTTCGGACGAAATGGTCGCCGCGGGCAACTACTGGGCCGCGAACGGGACGAACCCCGATCCGGCCGACTGGCAGAACGCGACGTTCCACGTCGGCAACCTGGCACTGGTCCGGACCACCGGCCAGTCCAACCACAAGACGTACCCGTGGGCGCAGGCCAACGGCTACCAGCTGCCCTCCGACCCGAAGCGCCCGTTCTTCCCGGACGACCAGGCCGCCGGCGAGGCGTACCTGGACCTCTACACGTACTTCCACCCGGAGATCCCGCTCGACTCGATCCGCACCCGGATCCAGGCCGAAGTGGCGTCGGTGCGGGCGGGCCACCGCGACTACTGGAACTACGTCGACGCGCTGAACATGGCGATGCCGTCGTTCGCCCGGATGAGCCTGATCGACCACGATCCGTCCTATTTGGACGCCATGGACAGCTTGTTCCGGTCGGCGGAGCACAAGCTGTTCAACGAGTTCACCGGGTTGTGGTACCGCG encodes the following:
- a CDS encoding glycoside hydrolase family 88 protein; protein product: MRFPGIRGFGVLAAAAVAGSLLTAPVATAAVSCAVSDEMVAAGNYWAANGTNPDPADWQNATFHVGNLALVRTTGQSNHKTYPWAQANGYQLPSDPKRPFFPDDQAAGEAYLDLYTYFHPEIPLDSIRTRIQAEVASVRAGHRDYWNYVDALNMAMPSFARMSLIDHDPSYLDAMDSLFRSAEHKLFNEFTGLWYRDERFKGSGVFWSRGNGWALAALTKVLQVLPADDSRRPEYLRVYRKMAATLALTQRRDGFWNSDLLNPWDHGGPETSGTAFFTFGIGWGITAGVLDAARYRPVVDKAWTALSTKALQADGKVGFVQPVGDRPATAHAADTAAYGVGAFLLAGQEIAKLQGCSAE
- a CDS encoding CapA family protein, whose product is MTKHRVAALAGVAVLVAGCSGTPQQSGPAPTPFPETVSSSAAAPDGSFSVVATGDVLIHPALTEQAEADGGGKIDYRPLLAGVKPLISGADLGICHLETPLAPEGGPYSGYPSFSAPPEIADALKDTGYDTCSTSSNHTIDQGAAGVSRTLDKLDAVGIKHTGSARSAAEAAKPLVMDVHGVKVAQVSYAFGFNGIKVPAGKPWLANQIDVDDVLSAARKAREAGAQVVIASLHWGVEYQHEPTAEQRSQAKKILASDDVDLIIGHHAHVVQPFEKLGGKWVAYGLGNSIARHSEPRGDTEEGAAARFRFVRDGERWKVDKAEYVPTLIKLDAPIRLVDLSTSEKSGPVTKALGDTDKNILSLGADKDGLTRPGK
- a CDS encoding sugar ABC transporter ATP-binding protein; this encodes MSSSSPALAVEGIGKRFSGVTALDDVSLEIRSGEVLALMGENGAGKSTLLRVLSGDQGPDDGRLLLDGTEVAFDTPRAAMAAGVRVIYQEPEIIPHVSVAENVFVGELPAKVRVFNRRTLLKATQDALAEYGFEGVLNPATLGVALSAAQRQIVEILRVLTAATPPKVIAFDEPTSSLSEHEVEALFRLIGRLRDSGVAVVYVSHRMKEIFQLADRVAVLRDGKLVGVQQVSETDEPGLVRMMIGRDLSALERRVTQDTGDVVLKLDDVTTDDVTGISLRVRAGEVVCLAGLVGAGRSELARAIVGDLPIRSGTVELDGKRLRAHNPGDAVKAGIGFAPEERKTDALLMQRSVRDNISISVLDRLRRFRVVKRAKERALVEEYINELRVRTPSMEQEVRKLSGGNQQKAVLARWLARRPKLLILDEPTRGVDVGAKAEIYRIIDGLAAEGIALLVISSDLPEVLTLADRVLVMRAGRLAGELSRADATEEAVLTLAIPETEPAVEEQQEIGA
- a CDS encoding FadR/GntR family transcriptional regulator, with amino-acid sequence MSGPRSLHARIVDELGRLIVEGVLGDGQPLVPEELGRRFSASRTVVREALRVLESKGMVTARPRVGTWTLPPDAWDAIDPDVIAWRVNGPDRPRHLQELLELRLAIEPQAARMAARHRRPDELSAMAAAYELMADAVERSDAEAFGEADSRFHAALIRASGNALIAQLQVPVVAALRAHGEPMELVAHSRVLTLVLAKDADGAESASRRLLETVAPYRSPAP
- a CDS encoding ABC transporter permease, whose amino-acid sequence is MSTPTKETSAPAAPAQPSAARRVLTGIGVQNSSLIITLIALIVLLSVLNDNFLRTNNLLLIGSAITIMGLLALVQTLVIILGALDISVGSMAGLASVISAMVFTSTGSAGVGILAAIGVGIVCGLINGMIIIFGRVNPVVATLAMLATYKGVAQVISDGKSQGYTGGDDLFIFLAKGSVLGLPSLVWVFLIVAALLHFLLKYTDIGRNVYAIGGNDTAARLAGININRYIIGVYALAGVVAAVAGILITARTGSGQPVSGSEGLELQAVTGAALGGTMLKGGRGSIISTVLAVIILGVLDNGMSGLGINPFWQNVAHGALLVIAVVLQQLRSGERRVGLPE
- a CDS encoding substrate-binding domain-containing protein, with translation MISGVLMASCSSGKDTAAPQQQAPATGKITLYYLQKQGDQQYFVEQAQGAQEKAKELGVELKVVNLGQDANKAITELDAAVAQGANGVAIVVPDQAIGPQVIDKAKSAGIPIIASDDVIKDGTGAKAAFVGFNGSQMGDSVGTEAGKLFKAAGWTAADTKIISAYKQDLSVCTDRVNAAKAAFGKSGDPGVQVIDVGTDNSPVDAQNRSGAVIGSNPGVKHWVVWGCNDENETGVVTALANSGVQAGNIIGVGLGAYLTCKDWAAGKDTGNKSALYISGAEVGRSAIQVLVDKVKNGKELPAETIAKTTIVNKDNYKQAGVNCT